The proteins below are encoded in one region of Mangifera indica cultivar Alphonso chromosome 7, CATAS_Mindica_2.1, whole genome shotgun sequence:
- the LOC123220280 gene encoding disease resistance protein RGA2-like — protein MAEAIVSDMASEILKKIASLIAGELWLLCNLENDLKGLQGTMTTIRAVLLDAEKKQTQDHQLRDWLGKLRDVLFYAEDVLEEFELQTSRRQQGSSALKVCQCFSSCNLVKIGHKIEEIRERLDKIADDRLKFHLVESHVEVRHVIRRERETISFFQASVIIGREMDKEKIISFLLEPNQDNVSIIPIVGIGGLGKTTLCQMVFNDERVNRHFELKMWVRVSDDFNVSRLMKEIIYSVTHEDCAKLKANEIPMYLQQILARQKFLLVLDNVWNEQPDKLVELKNLLLNHVEGSKIIVTTRSKRVAEIMGTASPHLMQGLSLKNSLSLFKKWAFEDGEGKHFPNLIKIAEEIVGKCKGVPLAIRSLGSSLYATTNEEEWLRIKSDIWKLKQEEEDILPTLKLSYDYLPSHLKRCFAYLSLFSKDFKYDSDDVTRFWIAHGLLSNFNNGNEELEDVAMRCMKDLWLRCFIEDFDEDKNHLYYTFKMHDLFHDLAILVAKSECTMIQSKNQIVDESVRHFSFIGLDFEHQEPPKVLFNRSKMVRSIIVIEKCEHISVSIINTCLPKFKHLQLLSLRGMNFEVLPDSIGTLIHLRYLDLRFNKWLKTLPRSICHLQKLETFLFSGCLELKKLPHKIQKMISLRYMEITTKEQQLQENGIECLSSLRFLSLYLCENLVTFPERMQGLTGLRTLYIAYCPLTSLPYGIKDLKRLQKLCIHDCEKLNLKMEFRGDDNDKLRLAVRTFVIINLPSLVDLPQLILQGSANTLQCLKIERCLELVKLPEWLQNLTSLQTLEIIHCPSLPCLPEGMQRLTALRQLKIEGCPALSESCRLDDSKIARVPDVHLDE, from the coding sequence ATGGCGGAAGCAATTGTATCTGACATGGCATCTGAAATTTTGAAGAAGATAGCTTCTCTTATAGCTGGGGAACTGTGGTTATTGTGTAATCTCGAAAATGATTTAAAAGGACTTCAGGGAACCATGACCACCATCAGAGCAGTGCTTTTGGATGCCGAGAAAAAGCAGACTCAAGATCATCAGCTGCGCGACTGGCTTGGGAAGCTCAGAGATGTTCTTTTTTATGCTGAGGACGTTTTAGAAGAATTTGAGCTTCAAACTTCGAGGAGACAGCAGGGGAGCTCAGCATTAAAGGTATGCCAATGCTTTTCAAGCTGTAATCTTGTTAAAATTGGTCACAAGATCGAGGAAATTAGAGAAAGGTTAGACAAGATCGCAGATGATAGGCTAAAATTTCATCTTGTTGAGAGTCATGTTGAAGTTAGGCATGTAATTCGAAGGGAGAGGGAAACTATTTCCTTCTTCCAAGCCTCTGTTATCATAGGAAGAGAGATggataaagaaaaaatcataagCTTTTTGTTAGAACCAAACCAGGATAATGTTTCCATCATCCCGATTGTTGGAATTGGGGGTTTAGGTAAAACCActctttgtcaaatggttttcaaTGATGAAAGGGTCAATAGGcactttgaattaaaaatgtgGGTACGTGTCTCGGATGACTTTAATGTTAGCAgattaatgaaagaaattatttactCTGTAACACATGAGGATTGTGCCAAGTTAAAAGCCAATGAAATACCCATGTATTTGCAACAAATTTTGGCTCGTCAAAAGTTTTTGCTTGTTTTAGATAATGTGTGGAATGAACAACCAGATAAATTGGTggaattgaaaaatcttctgTTGAATCATGTCGAGGGAAGTAAAATTATTGTGACCACACGTAGTAAAAGAGTTGCTGAAATAATGGGCACTGCTTCCCCACATTTGATGCAAGGTCTTTCCCTTAAGAATTCTTTATCATTGTTTAAGAAGTGGGCATTCGAAGATGGCGAAGGGAAACATTTTCCAAACCTCATTAAAATAGCGGAGGAAATTGTTGGAAAATGTAAAGGAGTTCCATTAGCTATAAGAAGTTTAGGGAGTTCACTTTATGCCACCACCAATGAAGAGGAATGGTTGAGAATAAAAAGTGACATCTGGAAGCTGAAACAGGAAGAGGAAGACATCTTACCAACATTGAAATTGAGCTATGATTATTTACCGTCTCACTTAAAACGATGTTTTGCTtacctttctttattttcaaaggattttaaatatgatagtGATGACGTGACCAGATTTTGGATTGCACATGGTCTTCTTTCAAACTTTAATAACGGAAATGAAGAGTTAGAAGATGTTGCTATGAGATGTATGAAAGATTTATGGTTAAGGTGTTTTATAGAGGATTTTGATGAAgataaaaatcatttatattatacgTTTAAAATGCATGATCTTTTCCACGATCTTGCAATATTAGTGGCAAAAAGTGAGTGTACCATGATACAATCCAAAAACCAAATAGTTGATGAGAGCGTGCGACATTTTTCCTTCATTGGCTTGGATTTCGAACATCAAGAACCTCCAAAAGTTCTATTTAACAGATCAAAGATGGTTCGATCCATTATTGTTATTGAAAAATGCGAGCATATTAGTGTATCAATTATCAATACATGTCTACCCAAATTCAAACACCTCCAACTATTATCCTTGAGAGGGATGAATTTTGAAGTCTTGCCAGACTCTATCGGTACATTGATACATTTAAGATATCTTGACTTGAGATTTAATAAATGGTTGAAGACACTTCCTAGATCTATTTGTCACCTTCAGAAGTTGGAGACATTTTTATTTAGTGGTTGTTTAGAGCTTAAAAAGTTGCCtcacaaaatacaaaaaatgatCTCCCTTAGATACATGGAAATAACCACAAAAGAGCAACAACTACAAGAAAATGGAATCGAGTGTTTGAGTTCTCTTCGATTTTTGTCTTTATATCTATGCGAGAATCTGGTAACATTTCCTGAACGAATGCAAGGTCTAACAGGCCTCCGAACATTGTATATTGCATATTGTCCTCTGACCTCGTTGCCATATGGTATCAAGGACCTAAAGAGATTACAGAAGCTATGTATTCATGACTGCGAAAAGCTTAATTTGAAGATGGAATTTCGAGGAGACGATAATGATAAACTTCGTTTGGCAGTTCGAACATTTGTGATCATAAATTTGCCGTCATTAGTGGATTTGCCTCAGCTTATTCTTCAAGGATCGGCAAACACTTTACAGTGCTTGAAAATTGAAAGGTGTCTCGAATTGGTAAAACTACCGGAGTGGCTGCAAAATCTCACATCACTTCAAACACTTGAGATTATTCATTGCCCGAGTTTGCCATGTCTTCCAGAAGGGATGCAACGCCTTACTGCCCTCAGACAACTGAAGATCGAAGGTTGTCCTGCTCTGAGTGAAAGCTGCAGACTTGATGATTCGAAGATTGCTCGTGTCCCGGACGTTCATCTTGATGAATAA
- the LOC123221356 gene encoding disease resistance protein RGA2-like: MAEAIVFNNIAEAIVSTIASEILKKIAPLIGGELSLLLGLENDLKGLQGTMTSIRAVLLDAEKKQTQDHQLRDWLGKLRDVLFDAEDVLEDFQLQASKRQRGSSALKVCQCFSSCNLVRIGHNIKDIRERLDKIADDRLKFHLVESQVDVVRQVIPKDRETNSFFQASDIVGREKDKENIISFLTQPTHDNVSVIPIVGIGGLGKTTLSKMVYNDERVKRQFELKMWVCVSDDFSVSRLMKEIIYSAKHEDCAKLKGDEIPRRLQKILAGKKFLLVLDDVWNEQRQKWVELKDVLLNGVEGSKIIVSTRSKRVAEIMGTISPHLIQGLSLEDSLSLFKKCAFEDGEGKDFPNLIKITENIVRKCKGVPLAVRSLGSLLFANTDEEEWLRIKGSDIWQLKQEKEDILPVLKLSYDYLPSHLKRCFAYLSLFPKNFLYDSDDVTTYWIAHGLLSISNNETEELEDVAMRCMKDLWSRCFIEDFEDTDHLYYTFKMHDLMHDLAILVAKSECSEIKSNSQIVDGSVRHFSFIDLHSEDQKPLEVLVNRSKTLRSVIVMEKCEHIGVSIINTYLSKFKHLHLLSLKGIDFKVLPSSISTLIHLRYLDLRYNRSLKKLPESICQLQKLKTFLFRRCSGLEKLPKKIQKMISLRHVEITTKEQNLRENGIQCLSSLRYLFFHECENLVTLPEGMERLKGLRTLYIGGCPLNSLPYGIKDLKRLQKLYIASCRKLNLKMEFRGEDEDELRLGVRTFVIDDLPSLVDLPQLILQGSANTLQCLRIERCPKLVYLPEWLQNLTSLQTLEIINCPSLWRLPEGMQRLTALRQLKIKDCPDLSESCRLDESKIAHVRKVHLDE, translated from the coding sequence ATGGCCGAAGCAATTGTATTTAACAATATCGCCGAAGCAATTGTATCTACAATTGCATCTGAAATTTTGAAGAAGATAGCTCCTCTTATAGGTGGGGAACTATCGTTGTTGTTGGGACTCGAAAATGATTTAAAAGGACTTCAGGGAACCATGACCTCCATCAGAGCAGTGCTGTTGGATGCCGAGAAAAAGCAGACTCAAGATCATCAGCTGCGCGACTGGCTTGGGAAGCTCAGAGATGTTCTTTTTGATGCTGAGGACGTTTTGGAAGACTTCCAGCTTCAAGCTTCCAAGAGACAACGGGGGAGCTCAGCATTAAAGGTATGTCAATGCTTTTCAAGCTGTAATCTTGTTAGAATTGGTCACAACATCAAGGACATTAGAGAAAGATTAGATAAGATCGCAGATGATAGGCTAAAATTTCATCTTGTTGAGAGTCAAGTTGACGTTGTTAGGCAAGTAATTCCAAAGGATAGGGAGACTAATTCCTTCTTCCAAGCCTCTGATATCGTGGGAAGAGAGAAGGATAAAGAAAACATTATAAGCTTTTTGACACAGCCTACCCACGATAATGTTTCTGTCATCCCTATTGTTGGAATTGGGGGTTTGGGTAAAACTACTCTTTCTAAAATGGTTTACAATGATGAAAGAGTTAAGCggcaatttgaattaaaaatgtgGGTATGTGTCTCAGATGACTTTAGTGTTAGCAGgttaatgaaagaaattatttattctgCAAAACATGAGGATTGTGCTAAGTTAAAAGGTGATGAAATACCCAGGCGTTTGCAAAAAATTTTGGCTGGTAAAAAGTTTTTGCTTGTCTTAGATGATGTGTGGAATGAACAACGACAGAAATGGGTGGAATTGAAAGATGTACTGTTGAATGGTGTCGAGGGGAGTAAAATTATTGTAAGCACACGTAGCAAAAGAGTTGCTGAAATAATGGGCACCATTTCCCCACATTTGATACAGGGTCTCTCCCTTGAGGATTCTTTATCATTGTTTAAAAAGTGCGCATTTGAAGATGGAGAAGGGAAAGATTTTCCAAACCTCATTAAAATTACAGAGAACATTGTCAGAAAATGTAAAGGAGTTCCGTTAGCTGTGAGAAGTTTAGGAAGCTTACTTTTTGCCAATACCGATGAAGAGGAGTGGTTGAGAATAAAAGGAAGTGACATCTGGCAGCTAAAACAGGAGAAGGAAGACATCTTACCAGTATTAAAATTGAGCTATGATTATTTGCCGTCTCACTTGAAGCGATGTTTTGCTTATCTGTCTTTATTTCCGAAGAACTTTTTATATGATAGTGATGATGTGACCACATATTGGATTGCACATGGACTTCTTTCAATCTCTAATAATGAAACTGAAGAGTTAGAAGATGTTGCTATGAGATGTATGAAAGATTTATGGTCAAGATGCTTCATAGAGGATTTTGAAGATACAgatcatttatattatacatttaaaatgcatgatCTTATGCACGATCTTGCAATATTAGTGGCAAAAAGTGAGTGTAGTGAGATAAAATCCAACAGCCAAATAGTTGATGGGAGTGTCcgtcatttttcatttattgacTTACATTCCGAAGATCAAAAACCTCTAGAAGTCCTAGTTAACAGATCAAAAACACTTCGATCTGTTATTGTTATGGAAAAATGCGAACATATTGGTGTATCAATTATCAATACATATCTATCCAAATTTAAGCATCTTCATCTGTTATCCTTAAAAGGGATAGATTTTAAAGTCTTGCCAAGCTCTATTAGTACATTGATACATTTAAGATATCTTGACTTAAGATATAATAGATCGTTGAAGAAACTCCCTGAATCTATTTGTCagcttcaaaaattaaaaacgtTTTTATTTAGACGTTGTTCAGGGCTCGAGAAGTTGcctaaaaaaatacaaaaaatgatCTCCCTTAGACACGTGGAAATAACCACAAAAGAGCAAAATCTACGAGAAAACGGAATACAGTGTTTGAGTTCTCTTCGATATTTGTTTTTCCATGAATGCGAGAATCTGGTAACATTGCCTGAAGGAATGGAACGTCTCAAAGGCCTCCGAACATTGTATATTGGAGGTTGTCCTCTGAACTCGTTGCCATATGGTATCAAGGACCTAAAGAGATTACAGAAGCTATATATTGCGAGCTGCAGAAAACTTAATTTGAAGATGGAATTTCGAGGAGAAGACGAAGATGAACTTCGGTTGGGAGTTCGAACATTTGTGATCGATGACTTGCCGTCATTAGTGGATTTGCCTCAGCTTATTCTTCAAGGATCGGCAAACACTTTACAATGCTTGAGGATTGAAAGGTGTCCCAAATTAGTATATCTACCGGAGTGGCTGCAAAATCTCACATCACTTCAAACACTTGAGATTATTAATTGTCCGAGTTTGTGGCGTCTTCCAGAAGGGATGCAACGCCTTACTGCCCTCAGACAACTGAAGATTAAAGATTGTCCTGATCTGAGTGAAAGCTGCAGACTTGATGAGTCGAAGATTGCTCATGTCCGGAAAGTTCATCTTGATGAATAA
- the LOC123221525 gene encoding disease resistance protein RGA2-like encodes MAEAIVFNNIAEAVVSTIASEILKKIAPLIGGELSLLLGLENDLKGLQGTMTSIRAVLLDAEKKQTQDHQLRDWLGKLRDVLFDAEDVLEDFQLQASKRQRGSSALKVCQCFSSCNLVRIGHKIKDIRERIDEIAHDRLKFHLVQSHGDVRQVIPKERETNFLFQASDIIGREEEKENIISFLMQPNQVNVSVIPIVGIGGLGKTTLAKMVYNDERVQRQFELKMWVCVSYDFSVSRLMKEIISSAKHENCAKLKADEIHRRLQEILADQKFLLVLDDVWNENPLKWMELKNVMLNGVEGSKIIVSTRSKRVAEIMGTISPHLIQGLSLQDSLSLFKKYTFKDGEGKHFPNLIKIAEEIVEKCKGVPLALRSLGSLLFAKTDEEEWLRIKRSDIWQLQQEEEGILPILKLSYDYLPSHLKRCFAYLSLFPKDFLYDSDDVTAYWIAHRLLSISDNEVEELEDVAMRCMKDLCSRCFIEDFEDKNHIWYTFKMHDLMHDLAISVAKSECSEIKSNSQIVDGIVRHFSFIDLDSQDQKPLEVLVNRSKTLRSVIVMEKCVHIGVSIINTCLPKFKHLHLLSLKGIDFKVLPNSIGTLIHLRYLDLRSNNLLKKLPESICQLQKLETFLFRGCSELEKLPQKIQKMISLRHMEITTKERNLRENGIQCLSSLRYLLFTGCENLVTLPEGMELLKGLRTLYIGDCPLTSLPYGIKHLKRLQKLCIVSCTELNLKMEFRGEDEDELRLGVRTFVISYLRSLVDLPQLILQGSANTLQCLRIEWCANLEKLPEWLQNLTSLQTLEIIDCPSLSCLPEGMQRLTALRQLMIEGCPALSESCRRDESKIAHVPKVHLDD; translated from the coding sequence ATGGCCGAAGCAATTGTATTTAACAATATCGCCGAAGCAGTTGTATCTACAATTGCATCTGAAATTTTGAAGAAGATAGCTCCTCTTATAGGTGGGGAACTATCGTTGTTGTTGGGACTCGAAAATGATTTAAAAGGACTTCAGGGAACCATGACCTCCATCAGAGCAGTGCTGTTGGATGCCGAGAAAAAGCAGACTCAAGATCATCAGCTGCGCGACTGGCTTGGGAAGCTCAGAGATGTTCTTTTTGATGCTGAGGACGTTTTGGAAGACTTCCAGCTTCAAGCTTCCAAGAGACAACGGGGGAGCTCAGCATTAAAGGTATGTCAATGCTTTTCAAGCTGTAATCTTGTTAGAATTGGTCACAAGATCAAGGACATTAGAGAAAGGATAGATGAGATTGCACATGATAGGCTAAAATTTCATCTTGTTCAGAGTCATGGTGACGTTAGGCAAGTAATTCCAAAGGAGAGGGAGACTAATTTCCTCTTCCAAGCCTCTGATATCATCGGAAGAGAGGAGGAGAAAGAAAACATCATAAGCTTTTTGATGCAGCCAAACCAGGTTAATGTTTCCGTCATCCCTATTGTTGGAATTGGGGGTTTGGGTAAAACTACTCTTGCTAAAATGGTTTACAATGATGAAAGGGTTCAGCGGcagtttgaattgaaaatgtgGGTATGTGTCTCATATGACTTTAGTGTTAGCAGgttaatgaaagaaattatttcCTCTGCAAAACATGAGAATTGTGCTAAGTTAAAAGCCGATGAAATACACAGGCGTTTGCAAGAAATTTTGGCTGATCAAAAGTTTTTACTTGTTTTAGACGATGTGTGGAATGAAAATCCACTTAAATGGATGGAACTGAAAAATGTTATGTTGAATGGTGTCGAGGGAAGTAAAATTATTGTGAGCACACGTAGCAAAAGAGTTGCCGAAATAATGGGCACTATTTCCCCACATTTGATACAGGGTCTTTCCTTACAGGATTCTTTATCATTGTTTAAGAAGTACACATTTAAAGATGGAGAAGGAAAACATTTTCCAAACCTCATCAAAATTGCAGAGgaaattgttgaaaaatgtAAAGGAGTTCCATTAGCTTTGAGAAGTTTAGGAAGTTTACTTTTTGCCAAAACCGATGAAGAAGAGTggttaagaataaaaagaagtgACATTTGGCAGCTGCAACAGGAGGAGGAAGGTATCTTACCAATATTGAAATTGAGTTATGATTATTTGCCGTCTCATTTGAAACGATGTTTTGCTTATCTTTCCTTATTTCCGAAAGACTTTTTATATGACAGTGATGATGTGACTGCATATTGGATTGCACATAGACTTCTTTCAATCTCTGATAATGAAGTTGAAGAGTTGGAAGATGTTGCTATGAGATGTATGAAAGATCTATGCTCTAGATGCTTCATAGAGgattttgaagataaaaatcatatatggtatacatttaaaatgcatgatCTTATGCACGATCTTGCAATATCAGTGGCAAAAAGTGAGTGTAGTGAGATAAAATCCAACAGCCAAATAGTTGATGGGATTGTGcgtcatttttcatttattgacTTAGATTCCCAAGATCAAAAACCTCTAGAAGTCCTAGTTAACAGATCAAAAACACTTCGATCTGTTATTGTTATGGAAAAATGCGTGCATATTGGTGTATCAATTATCAATACATGTTTACCCAAATTCAAGCACCTTCATCTGTTATCCTTAAAAGGGATAGATTTTAAAGTCCTGCCAAACTCTATTGGTACATTGATACATTTAAGATATCTTGACTTGAGATCTAATAACTTGTTGAAGAAACTCCCTGAATCTATTTGTCAGCTTCAGAAATTGGAAACATTTTTATTTAGAGGTTGTTCAGAGCTTGAGAAGTTGcctcaaaaaatacaaaaaatgatCTCCCTTAGACACATGGAAATAACCACAAAAGAGCGAAATCTACGAGAAAATGGAATACAGTGTTTGAGTTCTCTTCGATATTTGCTTTTCACTGGATGCGAGAATCTGGTAACATTGCCTGAAGGAATGGAACTTCTCAAAGGCCTCCGAACATTGTATATTGGAGATTGTCCTCTGACCTCGTTGCCATATGGTATCAAGCACCTAAAGAGATTACAGAAGCTATGTATTGTGAGCTGCACAGAACTTAATTTGAAGATGGAATTTCgaggagaagatgaagatgaacttCGGTTGGGAGTTCGAACATTTGTGATCTCCTACTTGCGGTCATTAGTGGATTTGCCTCAGCTTATTCTTCAAGGATCGGCAAACACTTTACAATGCTTGAGGATTGAATGGTGTGCCAATTTAGAAAAACTACCGGAGTGGCTGCAAAATCTCACATCACTTCAAACACTTGAGATTATTGATTGCCCGAGTTTGTCATGTCTTCCAGAAGGGATGCAACGCCTTACTGCCCTTAGACAACTAATGATTGAAGGTTGTCCTGCTCTGAGTGAAAGCTGCAGACGTGATGAGTCGAAGATTGCTCATGTCCCGAAAGTTCATCTTGATGACTAA